The genomic window GGTATTCTCGCCGCAGGGCGGCGTCGGGCACGCGCAGCATCAGCAGGGCGAATAGCCCCAACGCCAGGGCCATCAGCTCGGCCTGGTCGCGGAGCCGACGCCAGGGATGCCGTGCCCAGTGGCGCATCCACGCCCCGGCCACCGGGAAGTCGCCGCCGAGGAGCAGGTCGTCGAGCCGGTCGAAGTACGCGGACGGCTCGTAGAGGGCGTTCATCGACCGGACGTAGCCATCCCGCAGCTCCTCGCGGCTCATCTTCAGGGGGACGATGTTGGTCCCGTACGACGACTCCTCCGACCAGTCGAGCAGCCGCCCCTCCCGCTCCAGCCGGGCGTGCAGCGGGGTCTTGGGGATGGCGTTGAGCATGCCGATCATCGTGGTCGGGATGCGGGCGTCCCGGATGAACTCCTGCTGGGCCTCGAAGATCGTCGCGTCGTCGTTGTCGAACCCGAGGATCATCCCGCACCAGACCTCAAGGCCCGCGTCCTGGATGCGGCGGACCTTCTCCAGCATGGTGCCCCCGGCGCGGACGTTCTGGTACTTCTTCGTCTCGCGGAGCGACGCCTCGTTGGGGCTCTCGATGCCCACGAAGACGGAGACGATGTTGGCCTCGACCATCAGGGCGAGCAGCTCCGGGTCGTCGGCCAGGTCGATCGAGGCCTCGGTGGTGAACGCCAGGGGGAAGCCGTTGGCCTCCTGCCACGCGGCCACCTCGCGGAGGACGGCCTTGATCGCCGCCTTGTTGCCGATCAGGTTGTCGTCGACGATGAAGACGATCCGCTGCTTCTGCGCTCGGATCGCCTCCAGCTCGGCGAGGATCTGGCCGGAGGTCTTGATGCGGGGCTTGCGGCCGAAGGTGACGATGATGTCGCAGAACTCGCACTGGAACGGGCAGCCCCGCGAGAACTGGACGCTGCCGAAGGCGTAGTGCCGCATCTTGAGCAGGTCGAACCGCGGCGTCGGCACGCGGCCCATGTCGGTCTTCTCGGCCTGCTCGTACCGGGGACCGTGCACCCCCCGGTGCCATTCCTCCAGGAACCGGGGCCAGGTCACCTCGGCCTCGCCGACGAAGATCACGTCGGCGTCGTCTCCGAAGTAGCCCTCCTCGACGGTCACGTAGGGGCCGCCGACGACGGTGAAGCAGCCCCGCCGCTTCAACTCGGCGAGGATCTCCTTCATGCGGAAGCGCTGGACGCTCATCCCGGTCAGCCCGACG from Aquisphaera giovannonii includes these protein-coding regions:
- a CDS encoding B12-binding domain-containing radical SAM protein, which gives rise to MADIILINPKFKVSYWGMEHALPLLGKRANLPVACLPLLAALTPDGHTVTLIDENVEDIDWGRCARADIVGLTGMSVQRFRMKEILAELKRRGCFTVVGGPYVTVEEGYFGDDADVIFVGEAEVTWPRFLEEWHRGVHGPRYEQAEKTDMGRVPTPRFDLLKMRHYAFGSVQFSRGCPFQCEFCDIIVTFGRKPRIKTSGQILAELEAIRAQKQRIVFIVDDNLIGNKAAIKAVLREVAAWQEANGFPLAFTTEASIDLADDPELLALMVEANIVSVFVGIESPNEASLRETKKYQNVRAGGTMLEKVRRIQDAGLEVWCGMILGFDNDDATIFEAQQEFIRDARIPTTMIGMLNAIPKTPLHARLEREGRLLDWSEESSYGTNIVPLKMSREELRDGYVRSMNALYEPSAYFDRLDDLLLGGDFPVAGAWMRHWARHPWRRLRDQAELMALALGLFALLMLRVPDAALRREYRRRLWGLLRIRREPTVVVSYVVKCAMHYHAHTMARDMAGGRSPIYNSG